The following proteins come from a genomic window of Kitasatospora sp. NBC_01246:
- a CDS encoding NAD(P)/FAD-dependent oxidoreductase: MSTDTAGTADGRGRPYVIVGASLGGAKAAEALREAGHQGDIVLIGAEHERPYERPPLSKGYLLGKTPREKIYVHPPQWYSDHDVTLRLGTAVTSVDPVAHTVTLADAGRIEYAKLLLTTGSVPRRLPVPGAEQDGVHYLRRVEDSDRIRAALVPGARVVVIGAGWIGLETAAAARTAGAEVTVLEAAELPLLRVLGREVAQVFADLHRDHGVDLRFGAQVEELTGEGGTVTGVRLGDGTTVAADAVIVGIGVAPDTALAESAGLALDNGVKTDEYLRTSDPDIHAAGDVANAFHPLYGRHIRVEHWANALNQPQTAARAMLGQDTPYDRVPYFFTDQYDLGMEYTGYVEPGGYDRVVFRGDVKANEFIAFWLADGRVLAGMNVNVWDVTDPIRELIVSKRVVDADRLTDPKIPLGEL, translated from the coding sequence ATGAGCACGGACACAGCGGGTACGGCCGACGGGCGCGGGCGCCCGTACGTCATCGTCGGCGCCTCCCTCGGCGGCGCGAAGGCGGCCGAGGCCCTGCGCGAGGCCGGCCACCAGGGCGACATCGTCCTGATCGGCGCCGAGCACGAGCGCCCGTACGAGCGGCCGCCGCTCTCCAAGGGCTATCTGCTCGGCAAGACGCCGCGCGAGAAGATCTACGTCCACCCGCCGCAGTGGTACTCCGACCACGACGTCACGCTGCGGCTCGGCACCGCCGTCACCTCGGTCGACCCGGTCGCGCACACCGTCACGCTCGCCGACGCCGGCCGGATCGAGTACGCGAAGCTGCTGCTCACCACCGGTTCGGTGCCGCGCCGGCTGCCGGTACCCGGCGCGGAGCAGGACGGCGTGCACTACCTGCGCCGGGTGGAGGACAGCGACCGGATCAGGGCGGCGCTGGTACCGGGTGCCCGGGTCGTGGTGATCGGGGCCGGCTGGATCGGACTGGAGACGGCGGCGGCGGCCCGGACGGCGGGTGCCGAGGTCACCGTGCTGGAGGCGGCCGAGCTCCCGCTGCTGCGGGTGCTCGGCCGCGAGGTCGCCCAGGTCTTCGCCGACCTGCACCGCGACCACGGCGTGGACCTGCGGTTCGGCGCCCAGGTGGAGGAGTTGACGGGCGAGGGCGGCACGGTCACCGGCGTCCGGCTCGGCGACGGCACGACGGTGGCGGCGGACGCGGTGATCGTCGGCATCGGCGTCGCCCCCGACACCGCGCTGGCCGAGTCGGCCGGGCTGGCGCTCGACAACGGCGTGAAGACCGACGAGTACCTGCGCACCTCCGACCCGGACATCCACGCGGCGGGCGACGTCGCCAACGCCTTCCACCCGCTGTACGGCCGCCACATCCGGGTTGAGCACTGGGCCAACGCACTCAACCAACCGCAGACCGCCGCGCGGGCGATGCTCGGCCAGGACACGCCGTACGACCGGGTGCCGTACTTCTTCACCGACCAGTACGACCTCGGCATGGAGTACACCGGCTACGTGGAGCCCGGCGGCTACGACCGGGTGGTCTTCCGCGGCGATGTGAAGGCCAACGAGTTCATCGCCTTCTGGCTCGCCGACGGCCGGGTGCTCGCGGGGATGAACGTCAACGTCTGGGACGTCACCGACCCGATCCGCGAACTGATCGTCTCCAAGCGCGTGGTGGACGCCGACCGCCTGACGGATCCCAAGATTCCCCTCGGCGAGCTCTGA
- a CDS encoding nuclear transport factor 2 family protein: MIEIPRSEMSFAESDAPADVVRRQYLASARGDLAALRATLAEDVEWTEMAGFPLGGTYRTPKGVTGGVMERLAADWEDWTAHDDSYVVAGENVVVLARYTAVNRATRRPLDVRVAHHFTVRGGRIVRFEQFVDTALVREAMTHTP, encoded by the coding sequence ATGATCGAGATCCCGAGGTCCGAGATGTCGTTCGCCGAGTCCGACGCGCCCGCGGACGTGGTGCGCCGCCAGTACCTGGCCTCGGCACGCGGCGATCTGGCCGCGCTGCGGGCCACCCTGGCCGAGGACGTCGAGTGGACGGAGATGGCCGGCTTCCCGCTGGGCGGCACCTACCGGACACCGAAGGGCGTCACCGGCGGCGTGATGGAGCGGCTGGCCGCCGACTGGGAGGACTGGACGGCCCACGACGACAGCTACGTGGTGGCCGGCGAGAACGTCGTAGTGCTGGCCCGCTACACCGCGGTCAACCGGGCCACCCGCCGACCGCTCGACGTCCGGGTGGCCCACCACTTCACGGTGCGCGGCGGCCGGATCGTCCGCTTCGAGCAGTTCGTCGACACCGCACTGGTCCGCGAGGCGATGACGCACACGCCGTGA